A stretch of the uncultured Desulfobacter sp. genome encodes the following:
- a CDS encoding homocysteine biosynthesis protein codes for MKTYEEINSRIESGEAVVLTADEIIDYVDQEGLDKAATEVDVVTTATFGTMCSSGCFLNFGHTKPKMRMSEVWIDDVMAYAGIAAVDAYLGATQLRHNDPANMYYPGDFRYGGGHVIEKLVAGEEVQLFALSYGTDEYPLKEIRTYFTIDDLNQAIMTNPRNCYQNYNVAVNCSDKTIYTYLGELKPNMKNFTYSSAGQLSPLLNDPLYRTIGVGTSVWLAGAHGHVYAEGTQHASDCLRGDNDVPMEGAGTLALTGNMKEMDSEFVRGVSLKGYGTSLALGVGIPIPILDKEILRCCTVRDSEIFAEVIDYSSTYPERGGDIVGRVSYADLRKGEVELDGKTVAAGSMSSYSKALKISELLKEEIQNGEFLLSKPFKKLPVNQGMTPLDIRAQGEKR; via the coding sequence ATGAAAACATACGAAGAGATCAACAGCAGGATAGAATCAGGAGAGGCAGTCGTCCTTACGGCCGATGAAATTATAGATTATGTAGACCAGGAAGGCCTGGATAAAGCTGCAACAGAAGTTGATGTTGTCACAACGGCAACCTTTGGCACCATGTGTTCTTCTGGGTGTTTTCTGAATTTTGGCCATACCAAACCAAAGATGCGGATGAGTGAAGTCTGGATTGATGATGTTATGGCTTATGCCGGTATCGCCGCGGTGGACGCATATCTTGGTGCGACACAATTAAGGCATAATGATCCTGCCAATATGTACTATCCGGGGGATTTTCGATACGGCGGCGGGCATGTGATCGAAAAACTTGTGGCCGGAGAAGAAGTTCAGTTATTTGCCCTTTCATACGGCACCGATGAGTATCCGCTAAAAGAGATCAGGACATATTTCACAATTGACGATCTTAACCAAGCTATTATGACCAACCCGAGAAATTGTTACCAGAATTATAATGTTGCGGTTAATTGTTCTGATAAAACCATTTACACCTATCTGGGTGAATTAAAGCCGAACATGAAAAATTTCACCTATTCTTCGGCTGGGCAGCTCTCTCCTTTGCTTAATGACCCTTTGTATAGAACAATTGGCGTTGGAACCAGTGTCTGGCTTGCAGGTGCCCATGGTCATGTTTATGCCGAAGGTACCCAGCATGCGTCTGACTGCCTTCGGGGTGACAACGATGTTCCTATGGAAGGCGCCGGAACTCTCGCACTGACTGGAAACATGAAGGAGATGGATAGTGAATTTGTCCGCGGGGTCAGTTTAAAAGGCTACGGCACCTCACTGGCCTTGGGTGTTGGTATTCCTATACCCATATTGGATAAAGAGATCCTTCGGTGTTGCACGGTGCGCGACAGTGAAATTTTTGCTGAAGTAATAGACTATTCCTCAACATACCCCGAAAGGGGTGGCGATATTGTGGGCAGAGTCTCCTACGCTGATTTGAGAAAAGGAGAAGTTGAGTTGGATGGCAAGACCGTGGCGGCAGGGTCCATGTCTTCCTATTCTAAAGCACTTAAAATATCTGAACTTCTTAAGGAAGAAATTCAAAATGGGGAGTTTTTGTTGAGTAAGCCTTTCAAGAAACTGCCTGTTAACCAGGGAATGACCCCGCTTGATATAAGGGCTCAGGGAGAAAAAAGATGA
- a CDS encoding Uma2 family endonuclease, with product MYTLKNFCFHYDVSDTFSYIHPSKKYPDIVITCGDAKFEDNEFDTLINPVVIMEILSDSTELFDRTKKFFHYRKIPTLQEYILISQHECWVEKYTRQNDIWKYQSYEGIDQMLTIESTDCELPLAEIYLNVECKKRI from the coding sequence ATGTACACCTTGAAAAATTTCTGCTTTCACTATGACGTTAGTGACACATTCTCTTATATTCATCCATCCAAAAAGTATCCGGACATTGTTATTACTTGTGGTGATGCAAAATTTGAAGATAACGAGTTTGACACCCTGATAAATCCCGTTGTTATTATGGAAATTCTTTCAGATTCAACAGAACTTTTTGACAGAACGAAAAAATTTTTTCATTATCGAAAAATCCCCACGCTTCAAGAATATATCCTTATTTCTCAACATGAATGTTGGGTTGAGAAGTACACACGCCAAAACGATATATGGAAATATCAGTCATACGAGGGGATAGACCAGATGCTGACGATTGAATCCACTGATTGCGAACTACCTTTAGCTGAAATTTATTTGAATGTAGAATGTAAAAAAAGGATATAA
- a CDS encoding transglutaminase-like domain-containing protein, with the protein MDEITIWLKGIAGTWVAVLVSCTILFLGFFSFGFGHNIGHSVGWVERSETQQLIGVGFRSSTQPTGTFRGQGMTDRGVITVNPDIDLKGFPIDRKISWSFTLENKTPKPVRNAEFWTWGPVRQTAHQQCRKIISSHPYMLVADDAGNQILSFQFDRIPPYGSKIVAISATLGLSDLPHPAVPGLDNALYLKPETFIESGHALIRKAAVPLKQSEELSTIRATYEWASKKIKYGGYTSRDRGALSALGQGTGDCTEFMYLFIALCRANGIPARGIGGYVCRQNTVLKPANFHNWAEVLHDNRWRMADPQGKRLFDPGSFYIALHIMGEYVSSPLGHFHRFGFKGEGLVVRMD; encoded by the coding sequence GTGGATGAAATAACGATTTGGCTCAAAGGTATAGCCGGTACATGGGTGGCGGTCCTGGTCTCTTGCACTATTCTTTTCCTGGGCTTCTTCTCTTTTGGGTTTGGGCATAACATTGGGCACAGCGTAGGTTGGGTTGAACGAAGTGAAACCCAACAACTTATCGGTGTTGGGTTTCGTTCCTCAACCCAACCTACCGGTACTTTTCGTGGACAGGGGATGACCGATAGAGGGGTTATTACGGTTAACCCGGACATAGATCTGAAAGGCTTTCCCATTGACCGGAAGATTTCCTGGTCCTTTACCCTGGAAAACAAAACCCCAAAACCCGTCAGGAATGCAGAATTTTGGACATGGGGGCCGGTCAGGCAGACCGCGCACCAGCAGTGTAGAAAGATCATATCATCCCACCCGTATATGCTTGTGGCGGATGATGCCGGAAACCAGATCCTTAGTTTCCAATTTGATCGGATCCCGCCTTATGGATCAAAAATTGTTGCCATCAGTGCGACATTGGGTCTGTCCGATCTACCTCATCCCGCGGTTCCCGGCCTGGACAACGCCCTGTACCTTAAGCCGGAAACCTTTATCGAATCCGGCCATGCCCTGATTCGGAAAGCCGCAGTCCCCCTGAAACAATCCGAGGAACTATCCACCATCCGGGCAACCTATGAATGGGCGTCAAAAAAAATAAAGTACGGCGGTTATACCAGCCGGGACCGGGGCGCCTTGTCGGCCCTGGGGCAAGGCACGGGAGACTGCACCGAGTTCATGTACCTGTTTATCGCCCTGTGCCGGGCCAATGGTATTCCGGCCAGGGGCATCGGCGGATATGTCTGCCGGCAGAATACCGTGCTTAAACCCGCAAATTTTCACAACTGGGCAGAAGTCCTTCACGACAATCGGTGGCGGATGGCCGATCCCCAGGGAAAACGGTTGTTCGATCCGGGATCATTTTATATTGCCCTGCACATCATGGGAGAATATGTATCAAGCCCCTTGGGGCATTTTCACAGATTTGGATTCAAAGGAGAAGGGCTGGTTGTCAGAATGGATTAA
- a CDS encoding rhodanese-like domain-containing protein: MVFLIAVQGLAGEGRDYFVSAAQVKKQIQSGPKPFLIDIRHASAFEKYRIPGSINLPLYAVKTKRIFQTGAVVLLNEGYQNTLLIKECRNLKEKGYTVSILHGGLNAWHRSGGRIDGDVFELANVNLMPARAWFSEQKSKRWIIVDVSKAQTQNAGTPLTGAVHVPYLDNRDDFSDRISELLESGKGSSSRLLMIFNTEGTGYREINKALSRVPVLFFLEGGMTGYKKFLENQALIRNRDKKQVGTRKCNTCG, encoded by the coding sequence ATGGTTTTTCTGATTGCTGTCCAAGGATTGGCCGGGGAAGGTCGGGATTATTTTGTGTCTGCAGCACAGGTTAAAAAGCAAATCCAGTCCGGCCCCAAGCCTTTTTTAATTGACATCCGGCATGCAAGTGCATTTGAAAAATATAGAATTCCCGGCTCGATTAACTTGCCCCTGTACGCCGTGAAAACAAAGCGTATTTTTCAAACAGGTGCCGTTGTGTTGTTGAATGAGGGATATCAGAATACCCTTCTCATCAAGGAATGCAGAAACCTGAAAGAAAAAGGCTATACGGTTTCCATCCTCCATGGCGGGCTTAATGCCTGGCATAGAAGCGGGGGGCGCATTGACGGCGATGTGTTTGAACTCGCAAACGTGAACCTGATGCCGGCCCGGGCTTGGTTCAGCGAGCAGAAAAGCAAACGATGGATCATCGTGGATGTGTCAAAAGCGCAAACCCAAAACGCAGGAACACCCTTGACAGGTGCGGTGCATGTTCCCTATTTGGACAACCGGGATGACTTTTCTGACAGGATTAGTGAACTTCTGGAATCCGGAAAAGGCAGTTCATCCAGGCTATTGATGATTTTTAATACAGAAGGCACAGGGTATCGAGAAATTAATAAAGCCTTGTCCCGTGTGCCTGTCTTGTTTTTTCTTGAGGGCGGGATGACCGGCTATAAAAAGTTTCTTGAAAATCAGGCATTGATCCGCAACCGGGATAAAAAACAGGTGGGCACAAGAAAGTGCAACACTTGTGGATGA
- a CDS encoding Ig-like domain-containing protein gives MMKRLIQFLAGLLFFVLIMPVSAMAADTLCAQVKIQVNQDLTLERQAFEAHMRINNGLTGIAIEDVAVQVNFSDEAGNPVSASSDPDNTEALFYIRLDSMSGIDDMDGNGLVSPSSSANITWLIIPAPDSSNGVTEGTLYYVGATLSYTMAGQEQTIDVMPDYIYVKPMPELTLDYFLPRYVYGDDPLTSEIEPEVPFPFGLRIANNGEGTARSLSIVSAQPKITENKLGLLISFNIIGAELNGEEGDDDLRVDFGDLESGTAQTVKWIMVCSLYGEFKDFSADFTHSDELGGELTSVMESVNPHELIKDVRVDLPGSDEIDDFLARDGTVVRVFESENQDTVVTDYDDAQASIQSADADAYSITFPATTGFAYTRLPDPENGQKIIAEVVRSDGKIIKSENCWLSKSRDEDNNWEYFIHIFDADTSGAYTVSFDFPLPEHAPVMQFIPDRAGAVERYVGFLIQASDPDGTIPSLSVAPLPAGAALTDNGDGSALFEWTPGQGQAGVYTLTFTATDGENTASRTATLTIVDDVDSDNDGMADAWELLYFGNLDRDGTGDYDGDGISDLDEFLNGSNPVEDHRIFGDFDVDDDVDGWDLVQMIGAMDSRLGDGNYLPGADSNRDDLIDHMDLATFSRNYGALFQGQNYPPLRPFNPDPADGAVNVSVDQLLSWTGGDPDEGDFPMYDVLFGLEADNLARVLTTDEKEYYPGLLDYDTTYFWQIISKDRSLARTNGPVWQFSTFAADGDADGDGLLNHEEIEGETVTDPFNWDTDGDGYSDGDEVDGGTSPVNADSRPPL, from the coding sequence ATGATGAAAAGATTAATCCAGTTTTTAGCGGGGCTTCTGTTTTTCGTGTTGATCATGCCGGTTTCGGCCATGGCTGCCGACACTCTTTGTGCACAGGTTAAAATCCAGGTCAACCAGGATCTTACTTTGGAGCGCCAGGCCTTTGAGGCCCACATGCGCATCAACAACGGGTTGACCGGCATTGCCATAGAGGATGTGGCCGTGCAGGTCAATTTTTCGGATGAGGCCGGCAATCCTGTGTCGGCCTCATCCGACCCGGACAACACGGAAGCGCTTTTCTATATTCGCCTGGACAGCATGAGCGGCATTGATGATATGGACGGTAACGGGCTGGTATCTCCATCCTCTTCAGCAAACATCACCTGGTTGATTATTCCGGCGCCCGATTCCTCCAACGGCGTTACTGAAGGCACGCTTTACTACGTGGGCGCCACCTTGAGTTACACCATGGCCGGCCAGGAACAGACCATTGACGTGATGCCTGATTACATCTATGTCAAACCCATGCCTGAACTGACTTTGGACTATTTCCTGCCCAGATATGTTTACGGCGATGATCCCTTGACGTCTGAAATTGAACCGGAAGTTCCCTTTCCGTTTGGCTTGAGAATTGCCAATAATGGGGAAGGCACAGCCAGAAGTCTGTCCATCGTTTCTGCTCAGCCCAAAATCACGGAAAATAAGTTGGGACTGCTGATAAGTTTCAATATCATTGGTGCGGAACTCAACGGAGAAGAGGGTGATGACGATTTGAGGGTCGATTTCGGGGACCTGGAATCCGGTACGGCGCAAACGGTTAAATGGATTATGGTCTGTTCCCTGTATGGTGAATTCAAGGATTTTAGTGCTGATTTTACCCATTCCGATGAATTGGGGGGTGAGTTGACCTCAGTGATGGAGAGCGTCAATCCCCATGAGTTGATCAAAGATGTCCGGGTGGACCTGCCCGGCAGCGACGAGATTGACGACTTTCTGGCCAGGGATGGTACGGTTGTCAGGGTGTTTGAGTCTGAAAACCAGGATACCGTGGTGACGGATTATGATGATGCCCAGGCATCAATCCAATCAGCAGACGCTGACGCCTATTCAATCACTTTTCCGGCAACCACCGGATTTGCCTATACCCGGCTGCCTGATCCGGAAAACGGGCAGAAGATCATTGCAGAGGTAGTTCGGTCCGACGGGAAAATCATCAAATCCGAAAACTGTTGGCTGTCCAAATCCAGGGACGAGGACAACAACTGGGAGTATTTTATCCATATTTTTGATGCCGACACGTCGGGAGCCTACACGGTCTCCTTTGACTTTCCTTTGCCTGAGCACGCCCCGGTGATGCAGTTTATCCCGGACCGGGCCGGGGCTGTGGAGCGGTATGTGGGATTTTTGATTCAGGCGTCGGATCCGGACGGCACCATTCCTTCCCTGTCCGTTGCGCCCCTTCCGGCCGGCGCGGCCCTGACAGACAACGGGGACGGATCAGCTTTGTTTGAGTGGACACCGGGTCAGGGCCAGGCCGGGGTTTACACCCTGACGTTTACTGCAACGGACGGGGAAAACACGGCATCACGCACAGCAACCCTCACCATTGTGGATGATGTGGACAGCGACAACGACGGCATGGCCGATGCCTGGGAGCTGCTCTATTTCGGCAACCTGGACCGGGACGGCACAGGCGATTATGACGGCGACGGGATCTCAGACCTGGATGAATTTTTAAATGGGTCGAATCCTGTGGAAGACCACCGGATTTTTGGTGATTTTGATGTGGATGATGATGTGGATGGCTGGGATCTGGTTCAAATGATAGGCGCAATGGACAGCCGCCTGGGGGATGGCAACTATCTGCCGGGGGCTGATTCGAACCGGGACGATCTGATTGACCATATGGACCTTGCAACCTTTTCGAGGAACTATGGCGCTCTTTTCCAGGGACAGAATTATCCGCCGCTCAGGCCCTTCAATCCTGATCCGGCTGACGGGGCGGTAAATGTTTCCGTGGACCAGCTCCTGTCCTGGACCGGCGGAGATCCGGATGAGGGTGATTTCCCCATGTATGACGTTCTGTTCGGATTGGAAGCGGACAACCTTGCACGGGTCCTGACCACTGACGAAAAAGAGTATTATCCTGGACTGCTGGATTATGACACGACCTATTTCTGGCAGATCATTTCAAAAGATAGGTCTCTGGCCCGTACGAATGGGCCGGTCTGGCAGTTCTCCACATTTGCCGCCGACGGGGATGCCGACGGCGACGGTCTGCTGAATCATGAGGAGATCGAAGGGGAGACGGTCACTGATCCCTTTAATTGGGATACTGATGGTGACGGGTATAGTGACGGGGACGAAGTGGATGGGGGTACCAGTCCGGTGAATGCCGATTCCAGGCCGCCTTTATAA